A genomic window from Anguilla rostrata isolate EN2019 chromosome 14, ASM1855537v3, whole genome shotgun sequence includes:
- the LOC135239702 gene encoding myosin regulatory light chain 2, ventricular/cardiac muscle isoform-like, with protein MAPKNTKKKTAEGANSNVFTLFEQAQIQEFKEAFTIMDQNSDGFIDKNDLRDTFAALGRQNVKQEEIDMMLKDAPGPINFTVFLTMFGEKLKGADPEETILNAFKVFDPEGKGILKKEYIAQMLTTQAERFSAVEIEQMFTAFPPDVAGNLDYKNLVYIITHGEDNDQE; from the exons GCACCCAAAAATACCAAGAAGAAAACAGCAGAGGGGGCCAATTCCAACGTCTTCACCCTGTTCGAGCAGGCCCAGATCCAGGAGTTTAAGGAA GCTTTCACCATCATGGACCAGAACAGTGACGGATTTATCGACAAGAATGACCTGAGAGACACCTTCGCTGCCTTGG GTCGTCAGAATGTGAAGCAGGAAGAGATAGACATGATGCTGAAGGACGCTCCAGGCCCGATAAACTTCACCGTGTTTCTGACCATGTTTGGAGAGAAGCTGAAAG GTGCTGACCCAGAGGAGACCATCCTAAACGCCTTCAAAGTGTTTGACCCTGAGGGGAAGGGCATTCTGAAGAAGGAGTA catcGCCCAGATGCTCACCACTCAGGCAGAGAGGTTCTCCGCAGTAGAG ATTGAGCAGATGTTCACCGCCTTCCCTCCAGATGTGGCTGGTAATCTTGACTACAAGAACCTGGTCTATATCATCACACATGGGGAAGACAATGACCAGGAGTAA